In Rubrivirga marina, the following are encoded in one genomic region:
- a CDS encoding glycosyltransferase family 2 protein, translating into MLDVLMGLAGVLYGAAGLLLAGLGLHALLLAALRTARPRRMLPSDDAAPWPAVVVQIPVYDEPPALVARALDAALAADYPGRVEVQLLDDSPPAARRANAALCAERRPGVRHLPRDAREGYKAGALAHGLALADAPLVAIFDVDFRPPPDALRCLVAALRADPGLAFVQARWAHPGADRTLLGRAQAAVLDLHFAVEQTARDRAGLALPFNGSGGVWRRAAIDAAGGWRADTLAEDADLALRAQAAGWRARLAEDIAVPADLPATVGSWRRQQARWAKGLAEVALLRLGTLWRSGLPVRSKLSLTGHLALSLSLPALLVVMLLHPVMAALGWIGAGAAVATVLGPVALAGLVGAHVVALRAVHPSSWRRRLSRVPTALVAPVVLVVPAARAVVEAVFGRKTPFARTPKGGAREDEAGRAEIALALYSVVGLVGLVMLGAWGGVVFQSLLAIGTTGAAWSVRRMPEVEEVVATVPTVRAAA; encoded by the coding sequence ATGCTCGACGTACTGATGGGCCTCGCGGGCGTCCTCTACGGGGCGGCAGGACTCCTCCTCGCGGGCCTCGGCCTCCACGCGCTCCTCCTCGCCGCCCTCCGCACCGCGCGCCCGAGGCGGATGCTCCCGTCCGACGACGCCGCGCCATGGCCGGCCGTCGTCGTCCAGATTCCCGTCTACGACGAGCCGCCGGCGCTCGTGGCCCGCGCGCTCGACGCCGCGCTCGCGGCCGACTACCCCGGCCGCGTGGAAGTCCAACTCCTCGACGACTCGCCGCCCGCGGCCCGCCGCGCGAATGCCGCGCTCTGCGCCGAGCGCCGGCCGGGCGTCCGCCACCTCCCGCGCGACGCGCGCGAGGGCTACAAGGCTGGCGCTCTCGCCCACGGGCTCGCCCTCGCTGACGCCCCGCTCGTCGCCATCTTCGACGTCGACTTCCGCCCGCCGCCCGACGCGCTCCGATGCCTCGTCGCCGCCCTCCGCGCCGACCCCGGCCTCGCCTTCGTCCAGGCCCGCTGGGCCCACCCGGGCGCCGACCGGACGCTCCTCGGGCGCGCGCAGGCGGCGGTCCTCGACCTCCACTTCGCCGTCGAGCAGACGGCGCGCGACCGGGCCGGGCTCGCGCTCCCGTTCAACGGCTCCGGCGGCGTCTGGCGCCGCGCGGCCATCGACGCCGCCGGCGGCTGGCGGGCCGACACGCTCGCCGAGGACGCCGACCTCGCACTCCGAGCGCAGGCCGCCGGCTGGCGCGCCCGGTTGGCTGAAGACATCGCCGTCCCGGCCGACCTCCCGGCGACGGTTGGGTCGTGGCGGCGGCAGCAGGCGCGGTGGGCCAAGGGCCTCGCCGAGGTCGCCCTCCTTCGCCTCGGGACGCTCTGGCGCTCGGGCCTCCCGGTCCGCAGCAAGCTGTCGCTCACCGGGCACCTCGCGCTGTCGCTGAGCCTGCCGGCGCTGCTCGTCGTCATGCTGCTCCACCCGGTGATGGCGGCGCTGGGGTGGATAGGCGCCGGGGCCGCCGTGGCGACCGTGCTCGGGCCCGTCGCGCTGGCGGGGCTCGTCGGCGCGCACGTCGTGGCGTTGCGGGCGGTCCACCCGTCGTCGTGGCGGAGGCGGCTGAGTCGGGTCCCGACGGCGCTCGTGGCGCCCGTCGTGCTCGTGGTGCCGGCGGCGCGGGCGGTCGTGGAGGCGGTGTTCGGTCGGAAGACGCCGTTCGCGCGAACGCCGAAGGGCGGGGCACGAGAGGACGAAGCGGGACGCGCGGAGATCGCGCTGGCGCTCTACTCGGTCGTCGGGCTCGTCGGTCTCGTGATGCTCGGTGCGTGGGGCGGCGTCGTGTTCCAGTCGCTCCTCGCGATCGGGACGACCGGCGCCGCCTGGTCCGTCCGGCGCATGCCCGAGGTGGAGGAGGTCGTCGCCACGGTGCCCACCGTCCGAGCCGCGGCGTAG
- a CDS encoding alpha/beta hydrolase family protein produces the protein MPALATPASAALEVLDAHRVRVAGLPGVRYRLRRLHPYTGHDDLDEAFATFEAIVVPPVDGRSGAPAVTLLNGITKGMDRSVPAATALARAGFGAVLVDTPLGGVRRPTSGHPGADLAALVRRGVALDVPFARTMFDGVAADLPAVLAFAEAEHGLGAERRALFGVSFGCLLSSLAFARDGVGDRLFGAIGHPDLGAMARGLVDGFARFSGLPPALVATGLRLGGVADAAARRYGGEPAVGMLQFARLLHTVGRGGRALDGLDPIRFASTVSADRPVHILAGAEDPVAPTADVRRASEAFAASSVEVLPGLGHGWYPGAAPPGAVSFERACGAWLVRHLADWLD, from the coding sequence GTGCCCGCCCTCGCGACTCCCGCCTCGGCCGCCCTGGAGGTCCTCGACGCCCACCGCGTCCGCGTCGCCGGGTTGCCGGGCGTTCGCTACCGGCTCCGTCGGCTCCACCCCTACACCGGCCACGACGACCTCGACGAGGCGTTCGCCACCTTCGAGGCCATCGTCGTCCCGCCAGTGGACGGCCGCAGCGGAGCACCTGCGGTGACGCTCCTGAACGGCATCACGAAGGGGATGGACCGGAGCGTGCCGGCGGCCACGGCGCTCGCCCGTGCCGGCTTCGGCGCCGTCCTCGTGGACACCCCGCTCGGCGGCGTCCGCCGACCGACTTCCGGGCACCCCGGCGCCGACCTCGCCGCGCTCGTCCGCCGCGGCGTGGCGCTCGACGTGCCCTTCGCCCGGACGATGTTCGACGGCGTCGCGGCCGACCTCCCGGCCGTCCTCGCTTTCGCTGAGGCGGAGCACGGGCTCGGGGCCGAACGGCGCGCCCTCTTCGGCGTCAGCTTCGGATGTCTGCTGTCGAGCCTCGCGTTCGCCCGCGACGGCGTCGGCGACCGGCTGTTCGGGGCGATCGGGCACCCCGACCTCGGGGCGATGGCGCGCGGGCTCGTGGATGGCTTCGCGCGGTTCTCGGGCCTCCCGCCCGCGCTCGTCGCCACGGGCCTCCGCCTCGGCGGCGTCGCGGACGCGGCGGCCCGGCGCTACGGCGGCGAGCCAGCCGTCGGGATGCTCCAGTTCGCGCGGCTGCTCCACACGGTCGGCCGCGGCGGTCGCGCCCTCGACGGCCTCGATCCGATCCGGTTCGCTTCGACGGTCTCCGCCGACCGGCCCGTCCACATTCTCGCGGGCGCCGAGGACCCCGTGGCCCCGACCGCCGACGTCCGCCGGGCCTCCGAGGCGTTCGCGGCGTCGAGCGTCGAGGTGCTACCTGGCCTCGGGCACGGCTGGTACCCCGGCGCCGCGCCGCCCGGCGCGGTCTCGTTCGAGCGGGCCTGCGGCGCGTGGCTCGTCCGCCACCTCGCCGATTGGCTCGACTAA
- a CDS encoding M23 family metallopeptidase, whose protein sequence is MRRLLLAAALLAGCGPDLSPLAPPRAPSERYADALADAGLDSTRLGRAWTEAGTAALDEPADLDLPSSPAVTIEAADPSARGWRIELRRGEVLVAEIAPDLDDSARVFVDLFEADSARARIEGWEVAFDTLRVERTAERDEAVVLVVRPELLAEGAVGVTIRTDPSLAFPVAGADEGAIRSRWGEDRDGGARSHEGIDIFADRGTPVVAAAAGRVDRVRETPIGGRVVWVRADDAPVSLYYAHLDRQLVEAGARVSVGDTLGEVGNTGNAATTPPHLHFGVYGRGGATDPEPFVVGRRAAPRTEAAP, encoded by the coding sequence ATGCGCCGCCTCCTGCTCGCCGCCGCGCTCCTCGCCGGGTGCGGCCCCGACCTCTCCCCGCTCGCCCCGCCCCGCGCTCCGTCGGAGCGGTACGCCGACGCCCTCGCCGATGCCGGGCTCGACTCCACCCGCCTCGGCCGCGCCTGGACCGAGGCGGGCACGGCGGCTCTCGACGAGCCGGCCGACCTCGACCTCCCCTCATCGCCCGCCGTCACGATCGAGGCCGCCGACCCGTCCGCCCGTGGCTGGCGGATCGAGCTCCGGCGTGGCGAGGTCCTCGTCGCCGAGATCGCCCCCGACCTCGACGACTCGGCCCGCGTGTTCGTCGACCTGTTCGAGGCCGACTCGGCGCGGGCGCGGATCGAGGGGTGGGAGGTCGCGTTCGACACGCTCCGCGTCGAGCGGACGGCGGAGCGGGACGAGGCCGTCGTGCTCGTCGTCCGGCCCGAACTGCTGGCGGAGGGCGCCGTCGGCGTGACGATCCGCACCGACCCGTCGCTGGCGTTCCCCGTCGCGGGCGCCGACGAGGGCGCGATCCGAAGCCGCTGGGGCGAAGACCGCGACGGCGGCGCGCGGAGCCACGAGGGCATCGACATCTTCGCCGACCGCGGGACGCCGGTCGTGGCGGCCGCGGCCGGCCGCGTGGACCGGGTCCGGGAGACGCCCATCGGCGGGCGCGTCGTCTGGGTGCGCGCCGACGACGCGCCGGTCTCGCTCTACTACGCCCACCTCGACCGCCAGCTCGTCGAGGCCGGCGCCCGCGTGTCCGTGGGCGACACGCTCGGGGAAGTCGGCAACACGGGGAACGCAGCGACCACGCCGCCGCACCTCCACTTCGGCGTCTACGGCCGCGGCGGCGCCACCGACCCCGAGCCGTTCGTCGTCGGCCGGCGGGCGGCGCCGCGGACCGAGGCGGCGCCTTAG
- a CDS encoding tyrosine-type recombinase/integrase yields MADTPLRLSVAQLESRLDGFVTEYLKDKSPETRGTYRRTLNEFERYHATRAARPSSRFKFVETDVEAYKAYLMEERELSQVSVSTYLTALRRLCDYLVARGELDDNPARGVKGNRRPQSHTRGVLTEDEVESLFEAVPKTTEIGRRDRALIALMVYGGLSEVELVRADVGDVDRTLMGTFLHVQGKGRQSKDEAVPLDPEAVDPLEIYLMEREGAAPTAPLFVSHGHRSAGTRLNTRSVRGRVNTHLRAAKVKRRGISPHSLTHTAALIWLNSGVPVEEVRRRMRHGTLETTMISFKKQGLLKARGDDE; encoded by the coding sequence ATGGCCGACACGCCGCTCCGTCTCTCCGTCGCCCAGCTCGAAAGCCGTCTCGATGGGTTCGTCACCGAGTACCTCAAGGACAAGAGCCCCGAGACGCGCGGGACGTATCGCCGCACGCTCAACGAGTTCGAGCGGTACCACGCCACGCGCGCGGCTCGCCCGTCGAGCCGGTTCAAGTTCGTCGAGACCGACGTCGAGGCCTACAAGGCCTACCTCATGGAGGAGCGCGAGCTGAGCCAGGTCTCGGTGAGCACCTACCTCACGGCGCTCCGGCGGCTCTGCGACTACCTCGTGGCGCGGGGCGAGCTGGACGACAACCCGGCCCGGGGCGTCAAGGGGAACCGGCGGCCGCAGTCGCACACCCGCGGCGTGCTCACCGAGGACGAGGTGGAGTCGCTGTTCGAGGCGGTCCCCAAGACGACCGAGATCGGCCGGCGCGATAGGGCGCTCATCGCGCTGATGGTCTACGGCGGGCTGTCCGAGGTCGAGCTCGTCCGCGCCGACGTCGGCGACGTGGACCGGACGCTCATGGGGACGTTCCTCCACGTCCAGGGCAAGGGCCGCCAGTCGAAGGACGAGGCCGTCCCGCTCGACCCCGAAGCCGTCGACCCGCTCGAGATCTACCTCATGGAGCGCGAGGGCGCCGCGCCGACGGCGCCGCTCTTCGTCAGCCACGGGCACCGGAGCGCCGGGACGCGGCTCAACACGCGGTCGGTGCGGGGGCGTGTCAACACGCACCTCCGGGCGGCGAAGGTCAAGCGGCGCGGGATCAGCCCGCACAGCCTTACGCACACGGCCGCGCTCATCTGGCTGAACTCGGGCGTGCCGGTCGAGGAGGTCCGCCGGAGGATGCGCCACGGGACGCTCGAGACGACGATGATCTCGTTCAAGAAGCAGGGACTCCTGAAGGCGAGGGGCGACGACGAGTAG
- a CDS encoding DUF2164 domain-containing protein yields MPVTLPDDAREHAVAALRHYAGDELGLDMGDLAAGFLLDFVLEEIGPSIHNQALRAAQRHLTARVVDLDIELGEPEFPTTTR; encoded by the coding sequence ATGCCCGTCACGCTCCCAGACGACGCCCGTGAGCACGCCGTCGCCGCCCTCCGACACTACGCCGGCGACGAGCTCGGCCTCGACATGGGCGACCTCGCGGCGGGCTTCCTCCTCGACTTCGTGCTCGAGGAGATCGGCCCGTCGATCCACAACCAGGCGCTCCGGGCCGCGCAGCGCCACCTCACCGCTCGGGTCGTGGACCTCGACATCGAGCTCGGCGAGCCCGAGTTCCCGACGACGACTCGTTAG
- the porQ gene encoding type IX secretion system protein PorQ, protein MRAPRLLAAGLVAGLLAAVPALGQARTQTAYDLVRLDVSARQAALAGPAARLDADPTVAFANPAFLSSEADGTVALGYTNLLADINAGTAVYARDMPWFGGFSLAGGVRYLSYGEFERRTSAEGEPTGTFGAGEAAVTLATSREVLPQFRVGLAAHGLVASIDDDQSAALVADLGVSYHVPEEGWVLGASVHHVGARIADLGTDRDRLPLDVRITASKRLRYVPLTLSVAGMDLQRFEGQSADSSLAVRTLDHLALGGELQLGSSFAVRAGYNGRRGADLRSGGRLDLAGVSVGAGIELRRVSVDYAFSNWGDFGGLHQFGVRTRL, encoded by the coding sequence ATGCGCGCCCCCCGTCTCCTCGCCGCCGGCCTCGTGGCCGGCCTCCTCGCTGCCGTGCCCGCCCTCGGGCAGGCCCGCACCCAGACGGCGTACGACCTCGTCCGCCTCGACGTGTCCGCGCGGCAGGCCGCGCTGGCAGGCCCCGCGGCCCGGCTCGACGCCGACCCGACCGTGGCCTTCGCCAACCCGGCCTTCCTCTCGTCCGAGGCCGACGGGACCGTGGCCCTCGGGTACACGAACCTCCTCGCCGACATCAACGCGGGGACGGCCGTCTATGCCCGCGACATGCCGTGGTTCGGCGGGTTCAGCCTCGCCGGCGGCGTCCGCTACCTCTCGTACGGCGAGTTCGAGCGGCGGACGAGCGCCGAGGGCGAACCCACCGGCACGTTCGGGGCGGGCGAGGCAGCCGTGACGCTGGCGACCTCCCGGGAGGTGCTGCCGCAGTTCCGCGTCGGACTGGCCGCCCATGGCCTCGTCGCCTCGATCGACGACGACCAGTCGGCCGCCCTCGTGGCCGACCTCGGGGTGAGCTACCACGTGCCGGAGGAGGGCTGGGTGCTCGGCGCGAGCGTCCACCACGTCGGCGCGCGGATCGCCGACCTCGGCACCGACCGCGACCGGCTGCCGCTCGACGTCCGGATCACGGCCTCGAAGCGGCTCCGCTACGTCCCGCTCACGCTGTCGGTCGCCGGCATGGACCTCCAGCGCTTCGAAGGACAGTCGGCCGACTCGTCGCTGGCGGTCCGGACGCTCGACCACCTCGCCCTCGGCGGCGAGCTCCAACTCGGGTCGTCGTTCGCGGTCCGCGCCGGGTACAACGGGCGGCGCGGGGCCGACCTCCGCTCGGGCGGGCGGCTCGACCTCGCAGGCGTGAGCGTCGGCGCCGGCATCGAGCTCCGGCGCGTCTCCGTCGACTACGCCTTCTCCAACTGGGGAGACTTCGGCGGGCTCCACCAGTTCGGCGTCCGGACTCGGCTCTAA